cagagagaacagtctatgactagggtggctggagtctttgacaattttgagggccttcctctgacaccgcctggtatagagttcctggatggcaTTCCTAAATACAATCATGTGATATAGAGGTGATTTACAGaatgtttacagacagacaggttaagCAGCTTCTCTGCCTAATTTTCACTGCAGACACTTCCAAATAGGTGCATGGTGTGGTAATGTACGTTCACAGACAGGTAGAACAGGTGTGTGACCCTGACCTGGGAGTAACGTTGCCTCTGTCTTCCAGGTGTTGGGTGTGAAGCTTCCTAACGTGTTTGGCCGTGCTGAGAAGTTAACCTTCCAGTTCTCCTACGGGACCAAGGAGACTTCCTACGGCCTGTCCTTCTTCAAGCCCCAGCCAGGCAACTTCGAACGCAAGTACGAACAGTGAACACCTTTGTCCTTGCTCTCTGTGTCGATAGAAAATTGAAATAGCACTTGCAGTGTAATGGCTGCTATTCTGTTTCAAGTTTGATTGTTTCTATCAGTGGTCATATTGACAGTATGTTATGTTGCCATGGTGATGTATTTATAACCTTTATGTAGAACATAGTTCAGTGATGAGACGGTCACTGTATGGATCATGGCCCTGACAGGTGTTGTCTTGTTGCAGCCTCACTCTAAACCTGTACAAAGTCACAGGCCAGTTTCCATGGAGCTCcctgaaagagacagacagaggtgtTTCCACTGAGCTCAACGTaagtgtttgtgtgggtgtgtgtcacaTTTGTTGTTTTCATTTAATATGCCTTGAATTTCCACAGGGAtaactttctctctccatctctccctcctcgctctctctcctataGTTTCCTCTGTGGAGGACCAACCACACTCTGAAATGGGAGGGTGTGTGGAGGGAGCTGGGCTGTCTGGCACGCAGTGCCTCTTTTGCGGTGCGAGAAGAGAGCGGACACACCCTCAAGTCAGCCCTCTCGGTACAAAGCTCTTTGTCTCTCAGTTCCCTTTATCTAATGATCGTAACCCTTAATGATCTTAACTCTCAAAATAGCAAAAATCTATCGGAGTCTGACCACTGATGGTTGTTGTCTTGCAGCACACCATGTCCATTGACACCAGGAACTCTGCCATCTTCCCCAAGAAAGGTGCGTTACTGAGGATCAACcaggtatgtttgtgtgtgtgtgtatgtgacttcCTCTGCATAATACAACCACTGTAGATCTATATGAAGTTGCCATGCTGATGTGTGTTGTGTCTTGCCCTCTGTAGGAGCTGGCTGGCTATACAGGCGGAGACGCCAGCTTCCTGAAGGAGGACTTTGAGCTGCAGGTCAACAGACGGCTGGTCTGGGACTCGGTAAGTAAGGGAACACTATTCAGTCCCTAACCTGGGGGAAATATCCAGGGCAAATAGGAAGTGATTTATGGGTACTTGAGTGTTCAACATTTCATATAACATGGTCCTGGTGGTCTCTTTCAggtcctctctgcctccctctgggGTGGGTGTCTCCTCCCCATCGGAGGCAGACCGTCCTCCATCGCTGACAGGTAGGACCACTCAACAGAATAATGTCACATGGATTTGACAGAAATCGCTAGGTGGTGCGATGGAGTTAAAACTCATTCTGTGAAGTATTTATCCTCGAGTGTTTAGGGGATGTTGTGAGGACCTGTGGTCTGTGAGTGACATGTTTGCCTGTCATTGACATCTTTCTGTATTGTCCAGATTCTATCTGGGCGGTCCCACCAGTGTGCGAGGATTTGGAATGTACAGCATCGGCCCACAGAGCGAGGGTGAGGTCACATGCTCTATTTATTTTAATGGCCATGTGTGGCACACAGGGTTGTGTCAGTTGCCAGGAGTCATGATGATAAATTGTAAGGGTTTACCTGTGTTACTGCAGGTGACTACCTGGGGGGAGAGGCGTACTGGGCAGGCGGGCTCCACCTGTACACTCCTCTGCCCTTCCGTCCGGGTCGGGGCGGCTTCGGAGACCTCTTCAGGACACACTTCTTCCTAAACGCTGGGAACCTGTGCAACCTCAACTATGGTGGGTACCTTGAACTCCATAGATAGTAGTCAATGTTGTGTTTTTCATTGCCCCCATTTAACTAATAATGagttacatatacagtacatactgcAAATACATGTTAAATTGTCTGTTTGTACATCTGTGTGCATGCTGCCTCTTCTGTGCCTCCTCTTACGTGGAAGTGTTTTCCTGTCTCCAGGAGAGGGTCCAAGAGCACACCTACAGAAGCTGGCGGAGTGTATCCGCTGGTCGTATGGAGCAGGCCTCGTGTTGCGTCTTGGGAACATCGCCAGGCTGGAGCTCAACTACTGCATTCCCATGGGGGTTCAGAGTGGAGACAGGtacaacgcacgcacacacacacacacacacacacactctcgagGAGTAGGTCAGACTCCGCTCCATTAGGCTGGGGCTTTATATAGCTCTCTAGAAAAAAGCCTGAGAGCAGACTCgcatacactcactcacacaagaGATGAGTTATTGCTGCAGTGCCATACAGCTCATTATATGCTGTAAATAAACAGACACAGGAGCCCTAACACCTAGCCATACACATACAGGTCCCAAACCTTTTCTTTCGCTTATCTTCCCTCGTTTTCCTTTCCTCCCTCAGGATATGTGACGGCGTCCAGTTTGGAGCAGGAATCCGCTTCCTGTGATGTCTTCACTTTGCCGCCCGGGTCCAGCAGCAGAGAGCACGATGGGAAAGGGAGGAGAGCATTGTCACTTGTTATCCGTTGAGTTTAACACTAGCTGTGGGAACCTGCCAGAATGCACGGTCCTGGAGGAGTGCCCCGCCCCCTTTTGATATTAACCAATGATATCACCCACTATGTTTGCTGTGTTACTTTTCCACCAACCAATTACGTTTCTGGCCAGACAGAGATTTGGGCATAtattttctttttttcattttagtcatttagcagacgctcttatccagagcgacttacaggagcaattagggttaagtgccttgcttaagggcacatcgaaagTTTTTTCAcatagttggctcggggattagaaccagcgacctttcggttactggcacaacgctcttacccactaagctacctgccttccAGGACTGCTGCCTGCCCTATCCTTAGGGAAGAGACTattggtttttgttctagattTATTTTACCCTCTTAGAACTTTTGCCAACTGATTTGTCAATAGAATCCTGTACATGCCAAGATGTTGATGCAATTGAAGGGATTAAATTAAATGGGAGAACATATAACCAGCACTTTGTTTTGATGACCGAACTCACTTAGCCCACGGAAGGGAATTGACAACTCCTCATGTCAAAACAGTCGGTTCTGGTGTTTGACGGGAGAATTGAGAGTTGACTCCCCCTCTCCACAGCAGCCCCTGTGAATCTGAGGTGGGAACCCCAAGTGTGACCCACCACCAGTGCTCTTAATGTTAGTCCTCTTTTTAATGTTGTTTTAGTTAAGTTACACAATAAATCACATTTGTTCCCCTTAATCTTTTTTTGTGGTTTCTCATACAGACACACATTTGCAATACTTTATTCAGATCCAAAGTTGATCCAAAACACCCTCAGACCTGCATTAACGACAGcagttacaacacacacacacaggtgtgtcACATACAGGAGTGGGGCTACGTCTCACTGTAGCCAGTTTTATCAGCCTTCAGTTATTAATAGTCACACTATTGGTATTTAAGTCAACTCCTGATATATTCAATGGCTTGGGACTGCACCAACGGTCTACACTTAACTGCAGCATGCAGATATCAGAAGCATGTACAATTGCAACTAGTGAACTTCACTGCATCGTCAACATTTGACTTGCATCATAATTATTACATAGATATAACATATCAACTATAATCTCATGGTAATCCATCTAGTTTGCTTGCACATCTCTCCATACTGAGAAGTAACCCTGTGGACCTTGGCATGGGGGAACCTGTGCCAGGCAGTTCAGTGTGGATGGGGGCAGAATAATATTTGATCAGAGCTCATTCACTATGGGAGTCACAGCAGCAGGTGTGTTCTCGCTGATATAGCTAGGCAACACAGCTCTAGAGTAGAGTACTGGTGCTTTCTAACAGTTGAGGTAAGCAGAACATTGAACCAACTGAGTCTGCCTACAATGGAAGATAGAAGATACTGTATGTTGAAATGGATACTTATGATTGATTCTGCTTTACAGAAACTTGAATCTGAATTACAGAACAACAAATCACCTTCATACGGATACGATTGTCCTCACTCATCAGACATTAGACAGACAGTATGgataataaacaatacaaatgCATAATTCCTCATGTTGCACAATTTCCACACAGTAGAGGGCATAACTGTGGAGTGTTTAAAGCACCTTGTTGTGAATGTTTAGGGTTCCTTCCACTACTATCCAGAGAGAGCTGTCATGCTCTAGTTTTCCATCAGGGAGTTCAGCAGAGGTCAAAGTGTGTTTACACATCAGGTGGTTTACCTGAGATGGAACAGCCGTCCAGACCTGGGCCTGTAGTGAATGGATGAAATTAAATGAATGACTAAACAATCACAAAGTTACATATATATGGTCTGTGATGAtactgatgtgtgtgtggtttgaaCATTGAAATAAACTAATACTGATACTTTTGTATATAATGCACCAACCTAAAATAGTACATAATGGCTGCTATTTATATTAGATTACAATGTAATTACAATGTAATAGTAGCCTACTCGTCATAACCCATTCAAGAGGGGCGCAAGACGAAGGTTAcgcgttttttttttacatgaatgTCGATCAATGTTGCGTCCTCGTGTCGGAACCGGTTTCGTGGTCTTTTGATAAAAGGACATAGTAGCACGCACAATTAATGTCGAAAAGCTATTCTTACTATAACGCCAGGAAAAAAGTAATGGTTTACCCTTGGTAACAAATAAAACTGCGAAAGACTTGCTGTCAAACACACCGAAATTTGAAATATAGGCATGCCTCATTGAAGGAAGATTCGTGAGCGCGCACGTAGACGGTAGCTCGGGCACACGCCGGTTGTCGGGTGCAAGCTGGCTGTGGCTAGCTCGGACCGCTGTGGCTAGCTCGGACCACTGTCACTGCgaggcaggtgtgtgtgtcagCAGGAGCTCGCACACGTCCCCAGCCCACGTTGGACTAATTCTGTTATATTTTATTTGTGTTAATTAATACAGCCATCATGTTGTGGACAGCGAACCGAATCATTAGGAAATTATCTACCAGCTCTGTAAGTAACATTGTTTATGTTGCATCCGTTATACCCTCTGTCTCCCCCCGCCCTCCCTCTGTCACTATGGAGAATCCGGATTGCTTGCCAGCTGATTCACAcgatgttgtcattgttgttctAATGCATGAATATATATCAGGTTAGAACTGAGTCATCTTCATATGTTACAATCAATGAATGATTCGGTCTCAGATCTGTGAATGTCTGGGTATGCACAGTGTACACTCACAGTAGCCTACAGTCTAATCAAAATATGATGCATCCTTGACAGTTCTCTTGTTTGATATCTGATATGCAGCATTATTAAAGTTATTACTATAAAGGCGAATTTATATTATGTACTATGTATTTGTATTCTAACAACCATACAAAGAAAGGCATGTCTTTGCCAATTGCCACGTTATACACGCTGCCTCCATCGCTGCACGAATTACTTCCACTGGACAGTTCGCGGGGAGTTGCATCAGCTGAACGAGAGACCACAGAGCTGAGCAGAGCCGCTTAGCTCTATCCAGAAGTCCACATACCCGCAACGAACTGTCTATAATTCGACAGACATGGAAGTTACTGTCAGGATATTAGTAAGGAAAAGGGACTAATACGATATGGTGTTGTACTTGTACTTGTTGTGTGAACAACACCGGCGCCTCTCAAACTGCTACTGTAGTTGGTTACAATGTAACTGCAGAAATGTATCTCTTATCATAGGCGTTTTAGCCGGCTGATAGGTAGTCACTCAGTGCTGGAAAATTATAGCCTACCATGCCTGTCTGGATGTAAGCTTTCACAGGAGTTGTTTACATTAGGCTATAACAATTGTATAACACATTGTCATAACATGTATTATGTTATTATTACATTGTCTTAAAATGTATTACGTTGTTATTACACATGAACCTCTATAGTGTTTACTTTATTCATAGTCTATTTCGGCATAAGAAACTTGAAAGTTTCCATTTTCACATCAACTTCCAGACAGACGCTGATTGGAGTAGCTGCATCTTAACATACTTGAGCATGCATTCTAGTTGGAGGAGGGGTTTGTGCCCTCTGTAGCCAATAGCATTTCAGACCACTCTCTCTCCCAGAGAACCAAGATTGATTGCCCCTTGGGCCAGTCTGGCTGCCAGAAACTCCTAAAGAAAGCTTGGCAATGGAGAGGGAAAGAGTAGTGGAGAGGGAAAGAGTAGCTTAAATGCTTTTCAACGTTACAAAATGTCTATGTATACTCAACACGAGGGATGTTAGAAGTGAAACTGAATATTGGTCATGGACTTTGGTATGGTCCAAATGACATCTCTAGAAAGTTCCTCTCCATCAGTATTTGGTCATATTGGTTCAAAGCCTGAAGGGTATGGCGAAAATATATGTGTTTTGATCTTAAAGGCCACCAGAACAGTATAAGCTATTTTCGTTATGTGTCAGAAATAGTTTTTACCACTCTAACTCACATGCTCTttcttctctcctgtctcctctagaATTATTACCAAAATAAGCTGAGACTGGCTCTGATTGGCCAGAGCCTGTTTGGACAGGAAGTGTACACCAACCTACGGAAGCAGGGCCATAAGGTGGTGGGCGTGTTCACTGTGCCAGATAAGGATGGCAAGGCAGACCCTCTGGGTAAGTATTGACACACTGGTGATGACTAGAGGgggagtcactctctctctcttctccattctttccttctcttccttggtccctcttcccctcttacTTTCCCTCTTCCTCATGccttctttttttgggggggacacaAGTTATCATGACTCAGTGAATGAATATTGCAGCAAAGCATTTAGGGAAGTGTATGCTTACATCCTCACCAGAGCATGGCCACCTCTTCACATTGTTACCATCTGCATGGCCTCAGTCATGATCCAGTACGTCCTCTCCCAGACTCCCACGGTCTAACTGAGTTAGTGGAGTTTGTGTAAATGATTACTCCCAGTCACTTTTCTAAATGAGATGTAATGGCTTCAGTGGTGTCCCTGATGATCTGAGGTGGAAGCCCCTTTAGCCCtgggtctctctgggtcaggagAGGACTGTCCCTGTCAGCGAGGGAGGTTGATCCGTCTTGACTCTGTACGCCTCCTGCACAAAGACAGGCCTTCATGCCCAGCGTTAGCCCCGGGACTGTGGGCCTATTGTTTTAGTAGGGAGAGGCCCTGAGTCGACCCAGAGGAGCAGCAGTGAGGTGAAAAGTCTGCCGCCATCTGTTGATATGAAGCAAATTATTTTACCCAGCATGCATCAGCTGGGACGGCAAGGGTCCATTTTCTgtgcatctccccctctctctttcttcattcTATCTCTGCTTtgctctatcctctctctatagAGAGAATAACTGACTAGATGGGACAATATCCTTAGCTTAACGCCACTGCGTCCTCACTAGGCAAACAAACAACCACACACAGGGGAGATACACACCCCTTACCAACCCGTTAGTCCCTATTACCCTGATTTAGCCTAACTTCAGTCCAGCCTGACTCTGCAGTAGAAGAGGCTGGtgagaggagctataggaggacgggctcattgtaatggctggaatggaacggtatcaaacacagcAAACATATGGAAatcacgtttgactccgttccatttattccatt
Above is a window of Coregonus clupeaformis isolate EN_2021a unplaced genomic scaffold, ASM2061545v1 scaf0009, whole genome shotgun sequence DNA encoding:
- the LOC121576063 gene encoding sorting and assembly machinery component 50 homolog B, with the protein product MGTVHARSMDPLPMHGRDMGVHPDDMIEVQEAEQETKQEVLENKDVVVQHVNIEGLGRTKEDLLGYEISEVFDAKNLIDVMKKSHIARQKLLRLGIFKEVEVVIDTSDGADALPNGLDVTFEVTEMKRLTGSYNTMVGNNEGSMVLGVKLPNVFGRAEKLTFQFSYGTKETSYGLSFFKPQPGNFERNLTLNLYKVTGQFPWSSLKETDRGVSTELNFPLWRTNHTLKWEGVWRELGCLARSASFAVREESGHTLKSALSHTMSIDTRNSAIFPKKGALLRINQELAGYTGGDASFLKEDFELQVNRRLVWDSVLSASLWGGCLLPIGGRPSSIADRFYLGGPTSVRGFGMYSIGPQSEGDYLGGEAYWAGGLHLYTPLPFRPGRGGFGDLFRTHFFLNAGNLCNLNYGEGPRAHLQKLAECIRWSYGAGLVLRLGNIARLELNYCIPMGVQSGDRICDGVQFGAGIRFL